A region from the Aquimarina sp. ERC-38 genome encodes:
- a CDS encoding IS1182 family transposase, whose product MQGKKIYQEKLFNSFQLSDRVGKGNFYRRLKEALDLDYLYNLTSKFYGSSGQKSIDPVVFFKLCLVGYLENIISDRKLIEHCSMRLDILYFLGYDIDEELPWHSTISRTRQLFPESIFEEVFTKVLELCVEKGMVSGHTQAIDSAPVKANASMDSLELKVPSQDLDAHLAEVRHISKRDKQTFRKAKQDKSSKDQRIITANEKELQGITSRNKRWSKDQDQRPGAGNKGSRYTSNKTHYSPTDPDARISVKPGKARKLNYLSQLSVDTNNHVITDIKAYHADGKDNQQLPDIVKRLQRRLWKQGMIWENCVADTGYSSGENYAFLESQGIKSFIPPHGTYKGGPDGFKYIETEDHYLCPKGNVIPFTKEFLDYRTKTRKKEYRASKKICTGCPLRKECLKSSQEKRITVTYYRAEYERNIARVNSKQGRYMKAKRQSTVEPVFGTLTQFMGLRKINTIGIQQANKIMHMAAIAYNSKKYLKFTKKNPISKVGVCLAHNFSIKIPFKA is encoded by the coding sequence ATGCAAGGCAAGAAGATATATCAGGAGAAGTTGTTCAATAGTTTCCAGCTTAGTGACCGTGTTGGCAAAGGTAATTTCTACCGCAGGCTTAAAGAGGCTTTGGACCTGGACTATTTATACAATCTTACTTCAAAGTTTTATGGTTCTAGCGGTCAAAAAAGTATTGATCCAGTGGTTTTCTTCAAACTCTGTTTGGTAGGTTATCTGGAGAATATCATAAGTGACCGCAAGCTTATTGAACACTGTAGTATGCGACTGGATATTCTTTATTTTTTAGGGTATGATATTGATGAAGAACTTCCTTGGCATTCGACTATCTCGAGAACACGTCAGTTATTTCCGGAGTCCATATTTGAAGAGGTTTTTACAAAAGTACTTGAGTTGTGTGTGGAAAAAGGTATGGTCAGTGGTCACACCCAGGCTATTGACAGCGCCCCTGTAAAAGCCAATGCATCCATGGATAGTTTAGAGCTTAAAGTCCCAAGCCAAGATCTGGATGCCCACCTGGCAGAAGTACGCCATATCAGTAAAAGAGATAAACAAACCTTCAGAAAAGCCAAGCAGGATAAATCCAGTAAAGACCAAAGAATCATTACTGCTAATGAGAAAGAACTGCAAGGAATCACTTCCAGGAACAAAAGATGGTCAAAAGATCAGGATCAGCGCCCGGGAGCTGGAAACAAAGGAAGTCGTTATACGAGTAATAAAACTCATTACAGTCCCACAGATCCGGATGCAAGGATCAGTGTTAAGCCAGGTAAGGCCAGAAAACTGAACTATTTAAGCCAACTCAGTGTAGATACAAACAACCACGTCATTACCGATATAAAAGCTTACCATGCAGACGGCAAGGATAACCAGCAACTACCTGATATTGTAAAGCGCTTACAAAGGCGGTTATGGAAGCAAGGTATGATTTGGGAAAACTGTGTAGCTGATACTGGTTATAGTAGTGGAGAGAACTATGCATTTCTGGAAAGTCAAGGTATAAAAAGTTTTATACCGCCTCACGGCACCTATAAGGGTGGTCCGGATGGATTTAAGTATATAGAAACAGAAGATCATTATCTGTGTCCCAAAGGAAACGTAATCCCATTTACCAAAGAGTTTTTAGATTATAGAACCAAAACAAGAAAGAAGGAATACAGAGCCAGTAAAAAGATATGTACCGGTTGTCCACTGCGTAAAGAATGCCTAAAGAGCAGTCAGGAGAAACGAATAACGGTTACTTATTACCGGGCGGAATATGAGCGTAACATAGCTAGAGTAAACAGTAAACAGGGGCGCTATATGAAAGCCAAACGGCAGAGTACTGTGGAGCCGGTATTTGGGACTCTTACCCAATTTATGGGACTACGAAAAATTAATACTATTGGGATCCAGCAAGCAAACAAGATTATGCACATGGCGGCTATTGCTTATAACTCAAAGAAATACCTGAAATTCACCAAGAAAAACCCAATAAGTAAAGTGGGAGTCTGTTTAGCCCATAATTTTTCGATTAAAATACCTTTTAAGGCGTAA
- a CDS encoding DUF5694 domain-containing protein — MKTSILIFSAIFLTLNLNAQIKKEDKIQIALLGSMHFSPSTQDEYSNDKLNLTVQKQNEIEDVITKLTEYEPTQICIEVPASKQNKINEQFVNYLKGDYELKLNEIDLLGFQTAKRLQLKKLTCINYLGNFDTEPVKLKSVEYGQEKVLEMMHHYAKEFINEINQNSEHLTILENLVYLNSDSMLQKNLQMYTKFYASIGENNDYVGTELVSEWYKTNLHIYTNILRKVKSGDERILVIFGQGHIPILKHLFESNSNFEIVPIKEILK, encoded by the coding sequence ATGAAAACATCTATCTTAATATTTAGCGCGATATTCTTGACTTTAAACCTTAATGCGCAGATTAAGAAAGAAGATAAAATACAAATAGCACTTTTAGGAAGTATGCATTTTAGTCCTTCTACACAAGATGAATATAGTAATGACAAGCTGAACTTGACTGTTCAGAAACAGAACGAAATAGAGGATGTTATCACAAAGCTGACTGAGTATGAACCTACACAAATATGTATCGAAGTACCAGCTTCCAAACAGAATAAAATAAATGAGCAATTCGTAAATTACCTTAAAGGTGATTATGAATTAAAATTGAATGAAATTGATTTGCTTGGTTTTCAAACAGCTAAAAGGCTTCAGCTCAAAAAACTAACCTGTATTAACTATTTGGGAAACTTCGATACAGAACCTGTAAAACTAAAATCTGTAGAATATGGTCAAGAAAAAGTGTTAGAAATGATGCATCATTATGCAAAAGAATTCATTAATGAGATAAATCAAAATAGCGAACACTTGACAATTCTCGAAAACCTCGTTTACTTAAATAGTGATTCGATGCTGCAGAAAAATTTACAGATGTATACAAAATTCTATGCAAGTATTGGAGAGAATAATGATTACGTAGGTACTGAACTGGTATCGGAATGGTATAAAACAAATCTTCATATATATACTAATATTCTTAGAAAGGTAAAGAGTGGCGATGAAAGGATTTTGGTAATTTTTGGACAAGGGCATATCCCAATCCTGAAACATCTGTTCGAATCGAATAGTAATTTTGAAATTGTACCAATTAAAGAAATTTTGAAATAA
- a CDS encoding ligand-binding sensor domain-containing protein, with the protein MILRQFNWILFLTLMFAFTFCNGQEKKDLPKGAKIITDGSSKLVKTHNTHSGNIHNSLQDRNGKLWFATSNDGVYRYDGKTFTNFTTKDELNSNTVLSILEDKNGDIWFGTDYGISRFDGKSISCIPSSVSQVFSMLEGKNGKLWFGTNRGVYCYDGIAFTSFLSTPNPYGLNLSTVNRMLEDKNGNIWFTTKMEGVCMYDGKSVISYKPNDETYFWGLLEDHSGNIWVGGRNKGVWRYDGRTFVNILQNGKFDSYLAFDIIQDKTGNIWFGTEAINPSQRKTEGGVWVYNGKNFKNFSKKDGLSHNAVFSILEDKVGNLWMGTRNTGLTRYDGKNFTSFSE; encoded by the coding sequence ATGATACTACGGCAATTCAACTGGATTTTATTTTTGACTTTAATGTTTGCATTTACTTTTTGTAATGGACAAGAAAAAAAAGATTTACCCAAAGGAGCAAAAATAATTACTGATGGATCGTCTAAACTTGTAAAAACACATAACACGCATTCAGGTAATATTCATAATAGTTTGCAGGATAGAAATGGAAAGCTTTGGTTTGCTACTTCAAATGATGGAGTATACCGTTATGACGGAAAAACCTTCACGAATTTTACAACTAAAGATGAGCTCAATAGTAATACTGTTTTATCAATCTTAGAAGATAAAAACGGAGATATCTGGTTCGGTACTGACTATGGTATATCTCGTTTTGATGGAAAATCAATTAGCTGTATTCCGTCATCAGTGTCTCAGGTATTCAGCATGCTAGAAGGTAAAAACGGGAAGCTTTGGTTTGGTACAAACCGTGGTGTTTATTGCTACGACGGGATAGCTTTTACTTCTTTCTTAAGTACTCCTAATCCCTATGGACTTAACCTTAGTACGGTAAATCGTATGTTAGAAGATAAAAATGGAAATATCTGGTTTACTACCAAGATGGAAGGTGTTTGTATGTATGATGGCAAATCTGTAATCAGTTACAAACCTAATGATGAAACTTATTTTTGGGGACTTTTAGAGGATCATAGCGGAAATATTTGGGTTGGTGGAAGAAACAAGGGAGTTTGGCGTTACGATGGAAGAACGTTTGTCAATATCTTACAAAATGGTAAATTTGACAGCTATCTCGCTTTTGACATAATACAGGATAAAACAGGAAATATTTGGTTTGGTACAGAGGCTATTAATCCTTCACAAAGAAAGACTGAGGGAGGCGTTTGGGTTTATAATGGGAAAAACTTTAAAAATTTTTCAAAAAAAGATGGTCTAAGTCACAACGCAGTTTTCAGTATTTTAGAAGATAAGGTCGGAAATTTATGGATGGGTACTAGAAATACTGGTTTGACACGATACGACGGGAAAAACTTTACAAGTTTCTCTGAATAA
- a CDS encoding M14 family metallopeptidase, protein MRMVLLLYFILSTVQFAIAQNDFEKVINTTTRSIKKDIRLEFSDKSGNTALLPISVIKGQNKSPVFAIVAGVHGYEYPPIIATQELMSEIDSKELNGTLIIIPMANTASFYTRTPYINPLDEKNLNNAFPGKVDGSITEQIAYFITTHIISISDVFLDIHGGDACEDLIPFVCYYNNLKKPDQTAQAKKLSERSGFKYVVSYPYTITSEEPAKYAFKQAVQDGKTALSMECGKLGNVQEENVQLIKKGVYNMLDTVEMYTNSTEALKHLTYCNQQTYVTANEKGIFYSDLKAGDKVIKGDIVGYTTDEFGSILEKYKAPMTGTILYKLATPPINKNETVMCISVCEEY, encoded by the coding sequence ATGAGAATGGTACTTCTACTCTATTTTATCCTTTCTACGGTGCAATTTGCAATAGCGCAAAATGACTTTGAGAAAGTAATCAATACTACTACTCGGTCTATTAAAAAGGATATTCGTTTAGAATTTTCAGATAAATCCGGCAATACAGCTCTTCTTCCGATTTCAGTTATTAAAGGTCAAAACAAAAGTCCTGTGTTTGCAATCGTCGCAGGTGTTCACGGATACGAATATCCCCCTATTATCGCTACCCAAGAATTAATGAGTGAGATTGATAGTAAAGAATTGAACGGCACCCTAATTATTATTCCTATGGCTAATACCGCTTCCTTTTATACCCGGACACCTTATATCAACCCTTTAGATGAAAAAAATCTAAACAACGCTTTTCCCGGTAAAGTAGATGGAAGCATTACCGAACAAATTGCATATTTTATAACTACCCATATCATTTCCATAAGTGATGTCTTTTTAGATATACATGGAGGGGATGCTTGCGAAGACTTAATCCCGTTTGTTTGTTATTATAACAACCTCAAAAAGCCTGATCAAACCGCACAGGCAAAAAAACTTTCTGAACGTAGCGGATTTAAATATGTGGTATCTTATCCATACACTATTACAAGCGAAGAACCTGCAAAATACGCTTTTAAGCAAGCGGTTCAGGACGGAAAAACCGCTTTAAGTATGGAATGTGGTAAATTAGGAAATGTCCAAGAAGAAAACGTACAATTAATCAAAAAAGGAGTATATAATATGTTGGATACGGTAGAAATGTATACTAATAGTACCGAAGCTCTCAAACATTTAACCTACTGTAACCAACAAACGTATGTTACGGCAAATGAAAAAGGTATTTTTTATAGTGATCTTAAAGCAGGGGATAAGGTTATAAAAGGTGATATAGTAGGTTATACTACGGATGAATTTGGAAGTATCCTGGAGAAATATAAAGCACCAATGACCGGCACCATCTTATACAAACTCGCCACACCACCCATCAATAAAAATGAAACGGTCATGTGTATAAGTGTTTGCGAGGAATACTAA
- a CDS encoding Abi family protein yields the protein MFKKDPTTIQEQIQKLKVRGLIITPEDNAEHYLSHISYYRLGEYWHSMQHDREQHLFKENSRFSDVVALYSFDRELRILLFDVIEKIEISLRTKLIYHLSHEVDPWWFQNFDLFTDSMALVKTLSNLEEELSRSKDPTIKNHRKKHKDDLRFPTAWKSLEQTSFGALSKLYGNLKNTVKSKDKIAKKYGAVNHTFLPSWLQSIAQIRNYCAHHSRLWNRNLPGAPKLLPKPPNPWIVKTENIPKQHEFQKLYVHLCLMKYLLNTVQPGSTFTSKLDALFQKYPNVDPDALGMKPNWQEEPLWK from the coding sequence ATGTTTAAAAAAGATCCAACAACTATACAGGAACAGATACAAAAACTGAAGGTTAGAGGTCTAATTATTACCCCAGAAGATAATGCTGAACATTATCTATCCCATATAAGCTATTATCGATTAGGTGAATATTGGCACTCTATGCAACATGATAGAGAGCAACACCTTTTTAAAGAAAATAGCCGTTTTTCTGATGTTGTTGCACTTTATAGTTTTGATAGAGAATTGCGAATTCTTCTTTTTGATGTCATTGAAAAAATAGAAATAAGCTTAAGAACTAAACTCATATATCATTTATCGCACGAAGTAGATCCGTGGTGGTTTCAAAACTTTGATTTATTTACAGATAGTATGGCACTTGTAAAAACACTATCTAATCTGGAGGAAGAATTATCACGTTCTAAAGATCCAACTATTAAAAATCACAGGAAAAAGCACAAAGATGATTTACGCTTCCCTACTGCATGGAAATCGTTAGAACAAACAAGTTTTGGTGCGTTATCTAAATTATATGGTAATCTAAAAAACACAGTAAAATCCAAAGATAAAATTGCAAAAAAATACGGTGCTGTAAATCATACTTTTTTACCTAGTTGGCTACAGTCTATAGCGCAAATACGAAATTACTGCGCACATCATTCAAGGCTTTGGAACAGAAACTTGCCAGGAGCTCCAAAACTATTACCAAAACCGCCCAATCCTTGGATAGTTAAAACAGAAAACATACCTAAGCAACACGAGTTCCAAAAATTATATGTACATCTATGTCTAATGAAATATTTACTGAATACGGTACAACCTGGCAGTACCTTTACATCAAAATTAGATGCATTGTTTCAGAAATATCCTAATGTAGACCCGGATGCTCTTGGGATGAAACCTAACTGGCAGGAAGAGCCTCTTTGGAAGTAA
- a CDS encoding GIY-YIG nuclease family protein, whose translation MTKDFAERFKRHNSKREKTTRAYAPFELIYIEKCSDRIEARKREKYWKSGIGKERLRELRD comes from the coding sequence ATGACGAAAGATTTTGCGGAACGGTTTAAACGTCATAATAGTAAAAGAGAGAAAACAACTAGAGCTTATGCTCCTTTTGAGTTGATTTACATAGAAAAATGTAGTGATAGAATTGAAGCGCGTAAAAGAGAAAAATATTGGAAGTCGGGAATTGGAAAAGAAAGACTTCGAGAGCTTCGAGATTAA